The Polaribacter sp. MED152 region AGCATGTCAGGTTAAAGTAAAACAAGACATGAACATTACAATTCCAGAAGAAGTATTCGGAATTAAAAAATGGGATGCTGTAGTTGTAAGAAATTACAATGTAGCTTCATTTATTAAGGAATTTGTAGTAGAAATTCCTGAAGACATGGGCTATAAAGCAGGTGGTTATATTCAGATTGAAATACCTCCTTGTGAAGTTAAGTTTTCTGATATGGACATTACAGCTCACCCAGAAGAGCATGAAACTCCAGATAAATTTCAAGCTGAATGGGACAAGTTTAAACTTTGGCCATTAGTAATGAAGAATACAGAAACTGTAGAAAGAGCGTATTCTATGGCCTCTTACCCTGCAGAAGGTAGAGAAATCATGTTAAATGTTCGTATTGCAACTCCACCTTTTGATAGAGCTAAAGGTGATTGGATGGATGTTAATCCTGGTGTTGCATCTTCTTACATCTTTAACTTAAAGAAAGGTGATAAGTGTGTAATTTCTGGTCCTTATGGAGAATTCTTCATCAACGAATCAGATTCAGAAATGTTATATGTTGGTGGTGGTGCTGGTATGGCTCCAATGCGTTCTCACTTGTATCACTTATTCAAAACCTTAAAAACAGGTAGAAAAGTGACTTATTGGTATGGAGGTCGTTCTAAGAGAGAACTATTTTACTTAGATCACTTTAGAGATTTAGAGAAGGAATTTCCAAACTTTAAATTTTATTTAGCGTTATCAGAACCAATGGAGGAGGATAATTGGAAAGTTAAAAAAGATATTAATGATGAAGGTGATGGTTTTGTTGGCTTTATTCATAATTGTGTAATCGATAATTACCT contains the following coding sequences:
- the nqrF gene encoding NADH:ubiquinone reductase (Na(+)-transporting) subunit F; protein product: MILAAGTTGTVIATVAAFLLITLILVALLLFVKQKLSPSGPVTITINGEKTLEVGSGSTLLTTLGNEKIFLPSACGGGGSCIQCECHVLEGGGEALPTEVPHFTKKELKAGARLACQVKVKQDMNITIPEEVFGIKKWDAVVVRNYNVASFIKEFVVEIPEDMGYKAGGYIQIEIPPCEVKFSDMDITAHPEEHETPDKFQAEWDKFKLWPLVMKNTETVERAYSMASYPAEGREIMLNVRIATPPFDRAKGDWMDVNPGVASSYIFNLKKGDKCVISGPYGEFFINESDSEMLYVGGGAGMAPMRSHLYHLFKTLKTGRKVTYWYGGRSKRELFYLDHFRDLEKEFPNFKFYLALSEPMEEDNWKVKKDINDEGDGFVGFIHNCVIDNYLSHHESPEDIELYFCGPPLMNKAVQKMGEDFGIPDEHIRFDDFGG